A genomic stretch from Croceibacterium aestuarii includes:
- the mfd gene encoding transcription-repair coupling factor, with product MPDISRILSADTPLTLASLARGAQPLIMADLARASRGRAVFIAPDEAAMQAVADAARWFAPELEVLEFPAWDCLPYDRASPALSVSARRLSALHRLQSGQREKQLLVTTVNALTQRVLTPFRVRESVRELKPGVSIGHESLAALLQRQGYSRTDTVIDSGEFAVRGSIFDIYPSGLEAGLRLDFFGDELESLRLFDPETQRTTEVIDSHLLLPASEALLGEESIKRFRSRYRELFGAAATQDPLYQAVSDGRRLAGMEHWLPLFEDKLAKLFDHLAAGDTVVIDAAALGAAEERFGDIADYHRQRGDAAGQSAGGYRPLPEDALYLSHAEFDRALAAWPVHKADIFAQPDSAATVDFAFRSARDFTPERSRGENVYEAAAQHLAAVAKAGRKPLFAAYSKGSRSRIASILAEAGAKVKLADSWQEALGLATKGPVAMVLPLDTGFANEALDLFTEQDLLGDRLVRRRKKRKDADAFLAELQALGRGDLVVHMDHGIGKYLGLEPITVGKSQHDCVMLEYAGGDKLYIPVENLEVLSRYGSSEEAVPLDRLGGEGWQRRKSRLKERIRAIAAELLKTAAARALRKATVIEPEEASYNQFVDRFPWEETDDQDRAIDDVLADLADGKPMDRLVCGDVGFGKTEVALRAAFVAAMAGHQVAVVAPTTLLARQHFQNFSARFAGFPLKVGRLSRLVPAAEMKATREALEDGTMDVVVGTHAILSKSTRFKRLGLVIVDEEQRFGVTHKEALKQLRADVHVLTLTATPIPRTLQMAMSGLRELSTIQTPPVDRLAVRTYVMEWDDMVMREALLREHHRGGQSFIVVPRIADMAEVEDWLHKHVPEIRYISAHGQMGAGEIEQRMSAFYEKKYEVLLSTTIVESGLDLPSANTIIIHRADRFGLAQLYQLRGRVGRAKLRAYAYLTTPKDNALSEVAEKRLKVLGDLDSLGAGFQLASHDLDIRGAGNLLGDEQSGHIREVGFELYQSMLEDAILAAKAGDMGLEREAGPSPQITVDAPIMIPEDYVPDLAVRMALYRRLNDAEPGELDGLAAEMIDRFGPLPAATSNLVKLIEVKHQAIAANVAKIDVGARGTLVTFHKDEFPHPAGLLAYIERLGNTARLRPDMKLVINRAWGDPQSRLNGLIQLTKGLSGIVRKARKRENAVA from the coding sequence ATGCCCGACATTTCGCGTATCCTTTCCGCCGACACCCCGCTGACGCTGGCGTCGCTGGCCCGCGGTGCGCAGCCGCTGATCATGGCCGACTTGGCGCGTGCCTCGAGGGGCCGCGCGGTCTTCATCGCGCCTGACGAAGCGGCGATGCAGGCAGTAGCCGACGCCGCGCGCTGGTTCGCGCCCGAACTCGAAGTGCTCGAATTCCCCGCTTGGGACTGCCTGCCTTACGACCGCGCCAGTCCCGCCCTGTCGGTCTCCGCGCGGCGCCTGTCGGCGCTGCACCGGCTGCAGTCTGGCCAGCGGGAAAAGCAGCTCCTCGTGACAACGGTCAACGCCCTGACCCAGCGCGTTCTGACCCCGTTCCGGGTGCGCGAATCGGTCCGCGAGCTGAAGCCCGGCGTCAGCATCGGCCACGAGAGCCTCGCCGCGCTGCTGCAGCGGCAGGGCTACAGCCGAACCGACACCGTCATCGACAGCGGCGAGTTCGCCGTGCGCGGCTCGATCTTCGACATCTACCCGTCGGGGCTGGAGGCGGGCCTGCGGCTCGACTTCTTCGGCGACGAGCTGGAAAGCCTGCGGCTGTTCGATCCCGAGACCCAGCGGACGACCGAAGTCATCGACAGCCACCTGCTTCTCCCGGCCAGCGAGGCGCTGCTCGGCGAGGAGAGCATCAAGCGCTTCCGTAGCCGCTATCGCGAGCTCTTCGGCGCTGCCGCGACGCAGGATCCGCTCTACCAGGCGGTCAGCGACGGACGCCGACTGGCGGGAATGGAGCACTGGCTGCCGCTGTTCGAAGACAAGTTGGCCAAGCTGTTCGATCACCTTGCCGCGGGCGATACGGTGGTAATAGATGCCGCCGCGCTCGGCGCAGCCGAGGAACGCTTCGGCGACATCGCCGATTACCACCGCCAGCGCGGCGACGCCGCCGGGCAGTCGGCCGGCGGCTATCGTCCTCTGCCCGAGGACGCGCTCTATCTCTCGCATGCCGAATTCGACCGTGCGTTGGCAGCGTGGCCGGTGCACAAGGCCGACATTTTCGCCCAGCCCGACAGCGCCGCCACGGTCGATTTCGCCTTCCGCTCGGCGCGCGATTTCACCCCCGAACGCTCGCGTGGGGAGAACGTCTACGAGGCCGCCGCGCAGCACCTCGCCGCGGTCGCCAAGGCCGGACGCAAGCCGCTGTTCGCGGCCTATTCGAAGGGGTCGCGCAGCCGCATCGCCTCGATCCTCGCAGAGGCCGGCGCGAAGGTGAAGCTGGCCGACAGCTGGCAGGAGGCGCTCGGCCTCGCGACCAAGGGCCCGGTGGCGATGGTTCTGCCGCTCGACACCGGGTTTGCGAACGAAGCGCTCGATCTGTTCACCGAACAGGACCTGCTCGGCGACCGCCTCGTTCGCCGCCGCAAGAAGCGCAAGGATGCCGACGCGTTCCTCGCCGAACTTCAGGCGCTTGGCCGCGGCGATCTCGTGGTCCACATGGATCACGGCATCGGCAAGTATCTTGGGCTCGAACCGATCACGGTCGGCAAGAGCCAGCACGACTGCGTCATGCTCGAATATGCCGGGGGCGACAAACTCTACATCCCGGTCGAGAACCTCGAGGTCCTGAGCCGCTACGGCAGCAGCGAGGAGGCGGTTCCGCTCGACCGGCTCGGCGGAGAGGGCTGGCAGCGACGCAAGTCGCGGCTCAAGGAGCGCATCCGCGCAATTGCCGCCGAGCTTCTCAAGACCGCCGCTGCGCGTGCGCTGCGCAAGGCCACGGTGATCGAACCGGAAGAGGCGAGCTACAACCAGTTCGTCGACCGTTTCCCATGGGAGGAAACCGACGACCAGGACCGCGCCATCGACGATGTGCTGGCGGATCTCGCCGACGGCAAGCCGATGGACCGGCTGGTCTGCGGCGACGTCGGCTTCGGCAAGACCGAGGTTGCCCTGCGCGCAGCGTTCGTCGCGGCGATGGCGGGGCACCAGGTTGCGGTCGTCGCGCCGACCACCCTGCTCGCCCGTCAGCACTTCCAGAACTTCTCCGCGCGCTTCGCCGGCTTCCCGCTCAAGGTCGGGCGCCTCAGCCGGCTCGTACCCGCCGCCGAGATGAAAGCGACGCGCGAGGCACTGGAAGACGGCACGATGGATGTCGTAGTTGGCACTCATGCGATCTTGTCCAAGAGCACCAGGTTCAAACGTCTCGGCCTCGTCATCGTCGACGAGGAGCAGCGCTTCGGCGTGACGCACAAGGAAGCGCTCAAGCAGCTCCGCGCCGACGTCCATGTTCTGACTCTCACCGCCACGCCGATCCCGCGCACCTTGCAGATGGCGATGTCGGGCCTGCGCGAGCTCTCCACCATCCAGACCCCACCGGTCGACCGCCTCGCTGTGCGCACCTACGTGATGGAATGGGACGACATGGTGATGCGCGAGGCACTGCTGCGCGAGCATCACCGCGGCGGTCAGAGCTTCATCGTCGTGCCGCGCATCGCCGACATGGCCGAAGTCGAGGACTGGCTGCACAAGCACGTCCCCGAGATCCGCTACATCTCCGCTCACGGCCAGATGGGCGCGGGCGAGATCGAGCAGCGGATGAGCGCCTTCTACGAGAAGAAGTACGAGGTGCTGCTGTCGACCACGATCGTCGAATCCGGACTCGATCTGCCGAGCGCCAACACCATTATCATCCACCGCGCCGACCGCTTCGGCCTCGCCCAGCTCTACCAGCTGCGCGGGCGCGTGGGACGGGCCAAGCTGCGCGCCTATGCCTACCTCACCACGCCCAAGGACAATGCGCTGTCGGAAGTGGCGGAAAAGCGCCTCAAGGTACTCGGCGACCTCGACAGCCTCGGCGCCGGCTTCCAACTCGCCAGCCACGATCTCGACATTCGCGGCGCCGGCAACCTGCTCGGCGACGAGCAGTCCGGCCATATCCGCGAGGTCGGCTTCGAACTCTACCAGTCGATGCTCGAGGACGCGATCCTTGCCGCCAAGGCGGGCGACATGGGTCTCGAACGCGAAGCCGGACCTTCGCCGCAAATCACCGTCGACGCGCCGATCATGATTCCCGAGGACTACGTCCCCGATCTTGCCGTGCGCATGGCACTTTACCGCCGCCTCAACGATGCCGAGCCGGGCGAGCTGGACGGCCTCGCCGCCGAGATGATCGACCGCTTCGGCCCGCTCCCGGCGGCGACCAGCAACCTCGTCAAGCTGATCGAGGTCAAGCACCAGGCAATCGCCGCCAACGTCGCCAAGATCGACGTCGGCGCGCGCGGCACGCTGGTCACCTTCCACAAGGACGAGTTCCCCCATCCGGCCGGCCTGCTGGCCTATATCGAGCGTCTCGGCAACACCGCCCGCCTGCGCCCCGACATGAAGCTGGTCATCAACCGCGCTTGGGGCGACCCGCAAAGCCGCCTCAACGGTCTGATCCAGCTGACCAAGGGACTGAGCGGAATCGTGCGGAAGGCCCGCAAGCGCGAGAACGCGGTCGCCTGA
- a CDS encoding response regulator transcription factor, with the protein MSLGIHAEIYESSEEFFETNPQSGLIFIADDRVDGASTGLLDDVSIMVGANKVIAYSEEISPDNVVSAVQAGALDYLRWPFERERLQAALRKSSADAPPHLKLARLKATALEAVERLSPREAQVLAGLGQGMSNKDIAVALEISPRTVEIHRGNMMTKLNAKAISDAVRIAIYAGLDQAGSMGKLRSAA; encoded by the coding sequence ATGTCGCTCGGAATTCATGCCGAGATCTACGAAAGTTCCGAAGAGTTCTTCGAAACCAATCCGCAGAGCGGCCTGATATTCATTGCCGACGATCGGGTTGACGGTGCGAGCACTGGTCTGCTCGACGATGTTTCAATCATGGTCGGCGCGAATAAGGTGATCGCCTATTCCGAAGAAATCAGCCCGGACAACGTCGTGTCGGCGGTGCAGGCCGGAGCGCTCGACTATCTTCGCTGGCCGTTCGAGCGCGAGCGCCTGCAGGCCGCTCTGCGTAAGTCGAGCGCAGATGCACCGCCGCATCTCAAGCTCGCGCGCCTCAAGGCAACGGCGCTCGAAGCGGTCGAGCGGCTGAGCCCGCGCGAAGCTCAGGTGCTTGCGGGCCTGGGGCAGGGCATGTCGAACAAGGACATCGCGGTTGCACTCGAGATCAGTCCGCGCACGGTCGAGATCCATCGCGGCAACATGATGACGAAGCTCAACGCCAAGGCGATTTCGGATGCTGTCAGGATAGCAATCTATGCCGGTCTCGATCAGGCGGGGTCGATGGGCAAACTGCGATCCGCTGCTTAG
- a CDS encoding G8 domain-containing protein yields the protein MRWSDPAAWPEGKVPSAGDAVTIARDRDVVLDVSPPALRSLTIDGRLSFADDRDIGLETEWIYVRGGELQIGSEARPYTHNATITLTDNVQDEDVNTMGDRGIMLMRGTLNLHGDREHTWTKLARTAQAGSTDIEVLDASGWRKGDEIVLASTDFNPRQAERRTVAAIRGNALTLDRPLQYMHFGEITYGVDERGEVGLLTRNIKIQASDDAERSYFGGHIMAMAGARMYLSGVELSRMGQHLHLARYPVHWHIIGEGAGQYVQNSSIHDTYSRCVTVHGTNDVRVENNVTFNTVGHCFFLEDAVETGNQFIHNLAIQIKCHPTLPCVPTNLGPAGSGGGRGSGAAGQASKQVLIPSDNTVSAFWVTNPDNIYRNNVAAGSDEVGFWFALPEHPTGAHEGKEGWPRRTAVREFSGNTAHSNFDGFMFDRGPKPDGTFSVGGSNYHFAFTDPADPNSPPKGSVFENFTGYKNRHGAVWGRGELHLFKNLRVADNAIGFTHAASAVGRAAYTSKVVDSLFVGESDNLGTPSTPQEIAYGRSMPNDIPDYPIRGYEYYDLRHDVENTTFVNFAPNATRDAEAVSYLMYTSFGMSTENAIEGAKFVNSKPVGFPPVVRRWASDFGRQNAWRGAAIHDRDGSVGGVLDSYIVLDNGIADDEDACQIKPQWGAAVCRGDFGHFGLGPNMGFGNGPIADPIMLSRNGRRWEYTGQTTIRSGAEVRVETARKNLSLSLTEMDDGSSVIFELPGFTTAAGGAEQPSLAALRAAPGTSYFKDGDTLWAKLVVDNSAGQTVTIGRPGAGVSTVGTGPGGAFAAGASLEVSRSDS from the coding sequence GTGCGCTGGTCCGATCCGGCCGCATGGCCTGAAGGAAAGGTACCGTCGGCGGGCGACGCAGTCACGATCGCGCGGGATCGCGACGTCGTTCTCGACGTCAGTCCACCGGCGCTGCGAAGCCTGACGATCGACGGGAGACTCAGCTTTGCCGACGACCGCGATATCGGTCTCGAGACCGAGTGGATCTATGTGCGCGGGGGCGAATTGCAGATCGGCAGCGAAGCTCGTCCCTACACCCACAATGCGACGATCACTCTGACCGACAACGTTCAGGACGAGGACGTCAACACAATGGGCGATCGCGGGATCATGCTCATGCGTGGAACCCTCAACCTGCATGGCGACCGCGAGCATACCTGGACCAAGCTGGCGCGGACCGCCCAGGCCGGCAGCACCGATATCGAGGTCCTCGATGCCTCCGGCTGGCGCAAAGGCGACGAGATCGTCCTCGCTTCGACCGACTTCAACCCGCGGCAGGCGGAAAGACGTACCGTCGCCGCTATTCGTGGCAACGCGCTCACGCTCGACAGGCCGCTTCAATACATGCACTTCGGCGAAATCACTTACGGGGTGGACGAGCGCGGCGAAGTCGGCCTGCTAACCCGCAACATCAAAATCCAGGCGTCGGACGACGCAGAAAGGTCCTATTTTGGCGGCCATATCATGGCGATGGCCGGGGCCAGGATGTATCTCTCTGGCGTCGAGCTGTCGCGCATGGGGCAGCACTTGCACCTCGCGCGTTATCCGGTCCACTGGCACATCATCGGCGAAGGCGCCGGCCAGTACGTTCAGAACTCCTCGATTCACGACACCTACAGCCGCTGCGTTACGGTGCACGGCACCAACGACGTCCGCGTCGAAAACAACGTCACCTTCAACACCGTGGGTCACTGCTTCTTCCTTGAGGACGCGGTCGAGACCGGCAATCAATTCATTCACAACCTGGCGATCCAGATCAAATGTCATCCGACCTTGCCGTGCGTGCCGACCAACCTCGGCCCGGCCGGATCGGGCGGCGGTCGGGGATCGGGCGCGGCGGGTCAGGCTTCCAAGCAGGTCCTGATTCCTTCCGACAATACGGTTTCGGCGTTCTGGGTCACCAATCCCGACAACATCTACCGCAACAACGTCGCCGCCGGGTCGGACGAGGTGGGATTCTGGTTCGCCCTGCCCGAGCATCCGACCGGAGCGCACGAGGGCAAGGAGGGCTGGCCGCGCCGAACCGCCGTGCGCGAGTTCAGCGGGAACACGGCCCATTCCAACTTCGACGGATTCATGTTCGATCGCGGTCCCAAGCCCGACGGCACGTTCAGCGTCGGCGGCAGCAACTACCATTTCGCCTTTACCGATCCGGCCGATCCCAACAGCCCGCCGAAGGGATCGGTGTTCGAGAACTTCACCGGCTACAAGAACCGGCACGGCGCCGTCTGGGGCCGCGGCGAATTGCACCTGTTCAAGAACCTGCGCGTCGCCGACAACGCGATCGGCTTCACGCATGCAGCATCCGCGGTCGGGCGCGCGGCCTATACGTCCAAGGTCGTCGACTCGCTGTTCGTGGGGGAGAGCGACAATCTCGGCACTCCCTCGACTCCGCAGGAAATCGCTTACGGCCGCAGCATGCCCAACGACATCCCGGATTATCCAATTCGGGGTTACGAGTATTACGATCTCCGCCACGACGTCGAGAACACGACCTTCGTAAACTTCGCACCCAACGCCACTCGCGACGCGGAAGCCGTTTCCTACCTGATGTACACCAGCTTCGGAATGAGCACCGAGAACGCCATCGAGGGCGCCAAGTTCGTCAATTCCAAGCCGGTCGGCTTCCCGCCGGTGGTGCGGCGGTGGGCGTCCGATTTCGGCCGGCAGAATGCCTGGAGGGGTGCAGCGATCCATGACCGCGACGGCTCGGTCGGCGGCGTCCTCGATTCCTATATCGTCCTCGACAACGGAATCGCAGATGACGAAGACGCCTGTCAGATCAAACCGCAATGGGGCGCGGCGGTGTGCCGGGGGGATTTTGGTCACTTCGGTCTTGGTCCCAACATGGGCTTCGGCAATGGGCCCATCGCCGACCCCATCATGCTCAGCCGCAACGGCCGGCGATGGGAGTACACCGGGCAGACCACGATCCGCAGCGGGGCCGAAGTGAGGGTGGAAACCGCCCGGAAGAACCTCTCCCTCTCCTTGACCGAAATGGACGACGGTTCGTCGGTGATCTTCGAATTGCCCGGATTCACCACAGCCGCGGGAGGCGCCGAGCAGCCCAGTCTGGCGGCGCTTCGCGCTGCACCGGGCACGTCCTACTTCAAGGATGGCGACACCTTGTGGGCGAAGCTCGTTGTCGACAATTCTGCCGGCCAGACCGTCACCATCGGCAGACCCGGTGCGGGCGTCAGCACAGTCGGTACCGGGCCCGGGGGCGCTTTCGCCGCCGGAGCAAGCCTCGAGGTCAGCCGGTCCGACTCCTAG
- a CDS encoding EAL domain-containing protein: MAKITDRRMRMDRRSPGGRHVEELENALSEGRVEILFQPQFSCGEGKLVGAEALSRWHHPQLGRIGIDSLFDSAMRAGQAARLTRHIAERALAMAADWPNDLRLSLNITAMDLAEDDFAETILAAVAGAGFDPARLKLEITEQSLVADVELGAERLAVMAAAGIRIALDDFGAGFCNFRYLKRLPLHDIKLDRSMIEGITQDDRDLAVLRGIVALARALDLSVTAEGIETEAQRAIVAREGCAVWQGFFGARPMTADDFMAFAAGSQTRSRTG, translated from the coding sequence TTGGCAAAGATCACCGACCGCCGCATGCGTATGGACCGCCGCTCGCCCGGCGGGCGCCACGTCGAGGAACTCGAGAATGCGCTCTCCGAGGGGCGGGTGGAAATCCTCTTTCAGCCGCAGTTCTCGTGTGGCGAAGGAAAACTTGTCGGGGCCGAGGCGCTTTCGCGCTGGCACCACCCACAGCTGGGCCGGATCGGCATCGATTCTTTGTTCGACAGTGCGATGCGCGCCGGGCAGGCTGCGCGGCTGACGCGGCATATTGCCGAACGCGCGTTGGCCATGGCGGCCGACTGGCCAAACGATCTTCGCTTGTCGCTCAATATCACGGCGATGGATCTGGCGGAGGACGACTTCGCTGAAACCATCCTTGCCGCAGTGGCCGGCGCCGGCTTCGACCCCGCGCGCCTCAAGCTGGAAATCACCGAGCAATCGCTCGTCGCGGACGTCGAACTGGGGGCCGAGCGGCTCGCCGTAATGGCCGCGGCGGGCATCCGCATCGCGCTCGACGATTTCGGTGCGGGGTTTTGCAACTTTCGCTACCTCAAGCGACTTCCCCTGCACGACATCAAGCTCGATCGCAGCATGATCGAGGGCATAACGCAGGACGACCGCGACCTTGCCGTGCTGCGCGGCATCGTCGCGCTGGCACGGGCGCTCGACCTGTCGGTCACTGCCGAGGGCATCGAGACCGAAGCCCAGCGCGCGATCGTCGCCCGCGAGGGCTGCGCGGTCTGGCAAGGCTTTTTCGGCGCAAGACCCATGACGGCGGACGACTTCATGGCGTTCGCCGCAGGATCGCAGACTAGGAGTCGGACCGGCTGA
- a CDS encoding NAD kinase yields the protein MGEKKEFARMALVASSAGPAQAAARQLEKSCPWVPLDEADAVIVLGGDGFMLQILHQMLDARRVIPAYGINLGTVGFLMNRYRQNGKLAEKVAKARHISVSPLHMTAITQDGARHEHSAINEVSLLRETRQTAKIEVEVGGKIRIPELACDGVLLATPAGSTAYNLSANGPILPLGSNLLALTPISPFRPRRWRGAILPDKSKVVFRVLEPDKRPVAAVADQKEVRDIAEVHLQVAGERELTLLFDPGHSLDERIVSEQFVA from the coding sequence ATGGGCGAGAAGAAGGAATTCGCGCGCATGGCGCTGGTCGCATCGTCGGCCGGACCGGCACAGGCGGCAGCACGCCAGCTCGAAAAATCGTGCCCTTGGGTGCCGCTGGACGAGGCCGATGCGGTGATCGTACTCGGGGGCGACGGTTTCATGTTGCAGATCCTGCACCAGATGCTCGACGCCAGGAGGGTCATTCCCGCCTACGGCATCAACCTGGGCACAGTCGGTTTCCTGATGAATCGCTATCGGCAGAACGGCAAGCTGGCCGAAAAGGTGGCCAAGGCGCGTCACATCTCGGTCTCGCCGTTACACATGACAGCTATCACCCAGGATGGCGCAAGACACGAACATAGCGCCATCAACGAAGTCTCGCTGCTGCGCGAAACGCGTCAGACCGCGAAAATCGAGGTCGAGGTAGGCGGCAAAATCCGCATCCCCGAACTCGCCTGTGACGGCGTCCTGCTGGCGACCCCCGCCGGTTCGACCGCTTACAATCTCTCGGCCAACGGCCCGATCCTGCCGCTGGGCTCAAACCTCCTCGCCCTGACCCCGATCAGCCCGTTCCGCCCGCGCCGCTGGCGCGGGGCGATCCTGCCCGACAAGTCGAAGGTGGTGTTCCGCGTGCTCGAACCGGACAAGCGCCCGGTGGCCGCGGTAGCGGATCAGAAGGAGGTACGCGACATCGCCGAGGTCCACTTGCAGGTCGCAGGTGAGCGGGAGCTCACCCTCCTGTTCGACCCCGGGCACAGCCTCGACGAACGCATAGTGAGCGAGCAGTTCGTCGCCTGA
- a CDS encoding class I SAM-dependent methyltransferase has protein sequence MRRTALTTAAAAILCAACANTALAGETPTVAAADAISTAVADPLRPAEDTARDDARKPARIIAFAGVKPGMIVIEYAPGGGYYTRLLARTVGPKGHVYALVPASFADRQNYMDRMNALAAQYGNVDIIPTDFGNYLLPQLADLAWTSENYHDFVNGGTAEPADKQTLAALKPGGIYFIEDHAAPGTGLSATKTLHRIDPAAVKSQVLAAGFVLDGESDVLHNPDDPHDASPRDFDGVSDKFALRFKKPG, from the coding sequence ATGCGCCGAACTGCCCTGACCACCGCTGCCGCCGCCATCTTGTGCGCCGCCTGCGCGAACACCGCGTTGGCCGGCGAAACGCCAACTGTCGCCGCCGCGGACGCGATTTCCACCGCGGTCGCCGACCCGCTGAGGCCGGCCGAGGATACCGCGCGCGACGATGCCCGCAAACCGGCCCGGATCATCGCGTTTGCCGGGGTGAAGCCCGGGATGATCGTAATCGAATATGCGCCGGGCGGGGGCTACTACACTCGTCTCCTGGCCCGGACGGTCGGACCGAAAGGCCACGTCTACGCGCTGGTTCCGGCGAGCTTTGCCGACCGGCAGAACTATATGGACCGGATGAATGCGCTCGCCGCGCAATACGGCAACGTCGACATCATCCCGACCGACTTCGGCAACTACCTGCTACCGCAACTGGCCGACCTCGCCTGGACGAGCGAGAACTACCACGACTTCGTCAACGGCGGCACCGCCGAACCGGCCGACAAGCAGACGCTCGCCGCGCTCAAGCCGGGGGGAATCTATTTCATCGAGGATCACGCCGCGCCGGGAACGGGCCTGTCGGCAACAAAGACCTTGCACCGCATCGATCCAGCCGCAGTGAAGTCGCAGGTGTTGGCTGCCGGCTTCGTGTTGGACGGGGAATCCGATGTCTTGCACAACCCGGACGACCCGCACGATGCCAGCCCGCGCGATTTCGACGGGGTGAGCGACAAGTTCGCGCTGAGATTCAAGAAGCCGGGCTGA
- a CDS encoding MFS transporter, with protein sequence MAEAAGPVGIDYKRMLPLMFAVFVNIAGFSLILPLLPFYGTLFGAGPFEVALLFAAYSLGNVFGEIYWGRQSDKHGRRAVLILTTAGAALTYVAFAFAPGLWIAIAIRVVNGFFGGTLSVAQGFLADASPPEKRAKAMGLFGSSFSLGFAFGPVIGGLLAGAGDSLTDFRAPILAAAGLCAITSIWSFAVLRNAKEPLGRAAPLPRYSEGLHYVTTHPMLLRLFVISFFGIAAFASMEAVYGLWSEANFGWTARDLGFAFIAIGMGGLIIQLFFLQPLVTRFGERRVIALGLGTLAASMLLQPILREPYAAVALMGLLMMGHSLAFPTAGALTSRTVPVDRQGSVMGFLMASNAFARIVAPPTFGLVYELGHDLPWYAGAAMIALIVPLALQLSSLTARPAMPAP encoded by the coding sequence ATGGCTGAGGCGGCGGGGCCTGTCGGCATCGACTACAAGCGCATGCTGCCGCTGATGTTCGCGGTGTTCGTCAACATCGCCGGGTTCAGCCTGATCCTACCGCTGCTGCCGTTCTACGGAACGCTGTTCGGCGCCGGCCCGTTCGAGGTAGCCCTGCTGTTCGCCGCCTACAGCCTGGGCAACGTCTTCGGCGAGATTTACTGGGGACGGCAATCGGACAAGCACGGACGGCGCGCCGTGCTAATTCTCACCACCGCCGGCGCCGCGCTGACTTATGTCGCGTTTGCGTTCGCGCCTGGGTTGTGGATCGCCATCGCCATCCGCGTCGTCAACGGTTTCTTCGGGGGCACGCTCAGCGTGGCGCAGGGTTTCCTCGCCGATGCGTCCCCGCCGGAGAAGCGGGCCAAGGCGATGGGGCTGTTCGGCTCGAGCTTCTCGCTCGGCTTCGCCTTTGGTCCGGTCATCGGTGGACTACTTGCCGGGGCCGGGGACAGCCTCACCGATTTTCGCGCCCCGATCCTCGCCGCCGCCGGCCTTTGTGCGATCACTTCGATCTGGTCCTTTGCCGTGCTGCGCAACGCCAAGGAGCCGTTGGGCAGGGCGGCACCGCTGCCCCGCTACAGCGAAGGGCTGCATTACGTCACCACGCATCCGATGCTGCTCCGACTGTTCGTCATTAGCTTCTTCGGCATCGCCGCCTTCGCAAGCATGGAGGCGGTTTACGGGTTGTGGAGCGAGGCGAACTTCGGCTGGACCGCGCGCGACCTGGGCTTCGCGTTCATCGCCATCGGCATGGGCGGGCTGATCATCCAGCTGTTCTTCCTCCAACCCCTTGTCACCCGTTTCGGCGAAAGGCGCGTCATCGCGCTGGGTCTCGGGACGCTGGCGGCCTCGATGCTGCTCCAGCCGATCCTGCGCGAGCCTTATGCTGCGGTGGCGCTGATGGGACTGCTGATGATGGGCCACAGCCTCGCTTTCCCCACCGCGGGCGCCCTCACAAGCCGTACCGTGCCGGTAGACCGGCAAGGTTCGGTGATGGGATTCCTCATGGCCAGCAACGCCTTCGCGCGGATCGTCGCTCCGCCCACGTTCGGCCTTGTCTACGAATTGGGGCACGACCTGCCGTGGTACGCCGGTGCGGCAATGATCGCGCTGATCGTGCCGCTGGCGCTGCAACTGTCGAGCCTCACGGCGCGACCCGCTATGCCTGCACCATAA